A DNA window from Alligator mississippiensis isolate rAllMis1 chromosome 11, rAllMis1, whole genome shotgun sequence contains the following coding sequences:
- the LOC132243921 gene encoding olfactory receptor 14C36-like, producing MPNCTTVTEFLLLGFSDTRELQILHFTIFLAAYLAGLVGNLLVTTVVTTDHHLHSPMYYFLANLSILDLGSISVIVPNSMANSLLNTKTISYPGCVSQVFLLILFCSADFSFLTIMAYDRYVAICKPLHYEIIMNRRACVQMGASAWVAGAIYSALHTGNTFSLPFCHSNIINQFFCEVPQLLKLSCSDAYRRELAALAFSVFLCLGCFVFIVVSYVQIFTAVWTIPSEQGRQKAFSTCIPHLIVVSLFLSTSSIAYMKPVSDSPCPLDLLAAVLYSVVPPLMNPVIYSMRNREIEAALRKLLHRLIRS from the coding sequence atgcccaactgcaccactgtgaccgagttcctcctcctgggcttctctgacactcgggagctgcagatcttacactttacCATCTTTCTCGCAGCATACCTTGCAggtctggtggggaacctccttgttacCACTGTTGTaactacggaccaccacctccacagccccatgtactattTTTTAgcaaatttgtccatccttgaccttggatccatctctgtcattgtccctaactccatggccaattctctcttaaacaccaaGACAATTTCCTATCCTGGATGTgtgtcccaggtctttctcttgATCCTCTTTTGTTCAGCTGATTTTtcattcctcaccatcatggcatatgaccggtacgttgccatctgcaagccactgcattatgagataataatgaacagaagagcttgtgtccagatggGTGCCAGTGCTTGGGTTGCTGGTGCcatctactctgcactgcacactgggaacacctttagtctccccttctgccactcaaatatcatcaaccagttcttctgtgaagtcccccagctgctcaagctctcctgctctgacgcataccgcagagagctggcagcccttgccttcagtgtgtttttatgtttaggctgttttgttttcatcgttgtgtcgtatgttcagatcttcaccgcagtgtggacaatcccctctgagcagggccggcagaaagccttctccacctgcattcctcatctgattgtggtctccctgtttctttccacttccagcattgcctacatgaagcccgtctctgactccccgtgccctctggatctcctggcagctgttctgtattctgtggtgcctccattgatgaatccggtcatctacagcatgaggaaccgGGAGATcgaagctgccctgaggaaactgctccacaggctgatccgctcc